A genomic region of Streptosporangium lutulentum contains the following coding sequences:
- a CDS encoding class I SAM-dependent methyltransferase, with the protein MIGFNSATTPDYVFDNNGDHSVDQHRYLAELLDPLTFERLRQTGVTDGWNCLEVGAGGGSVALWLAERVAPTGSVLATDIKPGLIPRRPGLTVAQHDIVNDPLPESAFDLIHARLVLSHLPRRRQVLERLRTVLRPGGWLQIDEIDITHWVAPPTLGPRVRDLYGAYVAAMTRVLSAAGSDPTWGRSAARDMKEAGLVEVDPVCWTEMWGPGSPGVGLLISNSLHLEDRLLEAGMTRSRLREVREVMADPEFRTPSFAVHSILARGPS; encoded by the coding sequence ATGATCGGGTTTAATTCTGCGACCACGCCTGATTACGTATTCGACAATAATGGGGACCATTCGGTCGATCAGCACCGTTATCTGGCCGAACTCCTGGATCCCCTGACGTTCGAGCGCCTCAGGCAGACCGGCGTCACCGATGGCTGGAACTGCCTGGAGGTGGGTGCCGGCGGAGGCAGCGTGGCCCTGTGGCTGGCCGAGCGGGTGGCGCCGACCGGGAGTGTGCTCGCCACCGACATCAAGCCCGGTCTCATCCCCCGTCGTCCCGGGCTCACCGTCGCCCAGCACGACATCGTGAATGATCCGTTGCCGGAGAGCGCGTTCGACCTGATCCACGCCCGGCTCGTGCTGAGCCATCTGCCGCGGCGCCGGCAGGTGCTGGAGCGCCTGCGCACCGTGCTGCGGCCGGGCGGGTGGCTCCAGATCGACGAGATCGACATCACGCACTGGGTCGCACCGCCGACCCTCGGCCCGCGGGTGAGAGACCTGTACGGGGCGTACGTCGCCGCCATGACCCGGGTCCTGAGCGCCGCGGGCAGCGATCCGACCTGGGGCAGGTCCGCCGCGCGGGACATGAAGGAGGCGGGGCTGGTCGAGGTCGATCCGGTGTGCTGGACCGAGATGTGGGGACCGGGCTCTCCCGGGGTCGGTCTTCTGATCAGCAACAGCCTTCATCTGGAGGACCGTCTTCTGGAGGCGGGGATGACCCGGAGCCGGCTCCGGGAGGTTCGCGAGGTCATGGCGGATCCCGAGTTCAGGACGCCGTCCTTCGCCGTCCACTCGATTCTCGCCCGCGGACCGTCGTGA
- a CDS encoding YihY/virulence factor BrkB family protein — protein MMVTGFTGRVAMAWSRARRRHGWLDHLVRAVVRYDEVDAGRLSAALTYYSFFAVFALGLLGFAIIGQVLDDPEVLRTVQGYLAENLPRLDVQALQDARSTAGAIAFVGLPLTGLFWMDALRSAIRAIWRIEEYPGRFFVRQLIDLGVMAGLGLLLSASLAVAFAAETSLNWLLLHTVGVEDTSSQWLLSAVAFVLGLGVNTLLAIALLCAPPRLRLSLRRVLGPALLITFGLEILKTIGQFYLELTAANPAYQVVAGAVGMLVFLKILNQLILFAATLTATSTKGRITDLADRTPSATSPESPSTPSATSSEPSSPSSPLSATRPSQSSSLSATSSESPSLSSPLSATRPSQPSPSAPSSPPS, from the coding sequence ATGATGGTCACGGGTTTTACCGGGCGGGTCGCGATGGCCTGGTCACGGGCTCGCCGTCGCCATGGCTGGCTGGATCATCTGGTACGCGCCGTCGTGCGCTACGACGAGGTGGACGCCGGGCGCCTGTCGGCCGCGCTCACCTATTACTCGTTCTTCGCGGTGTTCGCGCTCGGGCTCCTCGGTTTCGCGATCATCGGGCAGGTCCTGGACGACCCGGAAGTGCTGCGCACGGTGCAGGGTTACCTCGCGGAGAACCTTCCCCGGCTGGACGTGCAGGCGTTGCAGGACGCCAGGAGCACAGCCGGGGCGATCGCCTTCGTCGGTCTTCCGCTCACCGGGCTGTTCTGGATGGACGCCCTGCGCTCGGCGATCAGAGCGATCTGGCGGATCGAGGAGTATCCGGGCAGGTTCTTCGTCCGGCAGCTCATCGACCTGGGGGTGATGGCCGGACTCGGGCTGTTGCTGTCCGCCTCGCTCGCGGTGGCCTTCGCGGCCGAGACGTCGCTGAACTGGTTGCTGCTGCACACGGTGGGCGTCGAGGACACGTCGTCGCAGTGGCTCCTCTCCGCGGTCGCCTTCGTGCTCGGTCTCGGAGTGAACACCCTGCTGGCGATCGCCCTGCTCTGTGCGCCGCCACGCCTGCGGCTGTCACTACGCCGGGTGCTCGGGCCCGCGCTGCTCATCACCTTCGGGCTTGAGATCCTCAAGACCATCGGCCAGTTCTACCTCGAACTGACCGCGGCCAACCCCGCCTACCAGGTTGTCGCCGGCGCCGTCGGGATGCTCGTCTTCCTCAAGATTCTCAACCAGCTCATCCTGTTCGCCGCGACGCTCACCGCCACCAGCACCAAGGGCCGGATCACCGACCTGGCCGACCGCACGCCGTCCGCGACGAGCCCGGAGTCGCCCTCCACACCGTCCGCGACGAGCTCGGAGCCGTCTTCTCCGTCGTCTCCGTTGTCCGCGACGAGGCCGTCCCAGTCGTCCTCGCTGTCCGCGACGAGCTCGGAGTCGCCGTCCCTGTCGTCTCCGTTGTCCGCGACGAGGCCGTCCCAGCCGTCCCCGTCGGCCCCGTCGTCCCCGCCGTCGTAA
- a CDS encoding MFS transporter produces the protein MVDTPTTERLKLGAPRGGVINFKSPTPYGWAPLAVLILVGLVDRIEFGLLSGVLPLVQAEWGFSDTVAGSIPTASALAAALFSLPAGYFADRHNRTRIIAVVVFLWALATLGSGLATGFAMFYAMRVFLSAAESIDNPAAGSLLADYYPPATRPQAYGWTRVTTYLGGIGTILGGVLAEAFGWRSAFLFMVIPGVLTALIVWRLHEPARGQIDRMMAGVTAESAAKAVPKPPFVRQIREVLAIRTLLVVTVGLALLSLGLAGVFYWLPSLMVRNFGVGAGTAGSLSGLITIVGVLGGTLIGSRLGRIWHETRKGGRLLAGGGGITIGSVVLAVGLMMDTIVLYCLFMLIASLLMSMAIPNLTASLADVVGASSRGLGFAVLQVFLTAGAAFGPLIVGIVSDSTGSLVSAMYALIVPMVLGGLITLAARGSFERDSRRVLEEAGR, from the coding sequence ATGGTCGACACGCCCACTACCGAACGCCTGAAGCTTGGAGCGCCTCGTGGCGGGGTGATCAACTTCAAGTCCCCCACGCCCTACGGGTGGGCGCCGCTGGCCGTGCTCATCCTGGTCGGGCTGGTCGATCGCATCGAGTTCGGCCTGCTGTCCGGTGTGTTGCCGCTGGTCCAGGCCGAATGGGGCTTCAGCGACACCGTCGCGGGCTCCATCCCGACCGCCTCCGCCCTGGCCGCCGCGCTCTTCTCACTTCCCGCCGGTTATTTCGCCGACCGCCACAACCGCACCCGGATCATCGCCGTCGTCGTCTTCCTCTGGGCTCTGGCCACGCTCGGCTCCGGTCTGGCCACCGGGTTCGCGATGTTCTACGCGATGCGGGTCTTCCTCTCCGCCGCGGAGAGCATCGACAACCCGGCCGCCGGCAGCCTGCTCGCGGACTACTACCCGCCGGCCACCCGGCCCCAGGCCTACGGCTGGACCCGCGTCACCACCTACCTGGGCGGCATCGGCACGATCCTCGGCGGGGTTCTCGCCGAGGCGTTCGGCTGGCGCTCCGCCTTCCTGTTCATGGTCATCCCCGGCGTGCTCACCGCCCTCATCGTCTGGCGGCTCCACGAACCCGCCAGGGGGCAGATCGACCGGATGATGGCGGGCGTCACGGCCGAATCCGCGGCCAAGGCCGTCCCCAAGCCGCCGTTCGTCCGCCAGATCCGTGAGGTCCTGGCGATCCGCACCCTGCTCGTGGTCACCGTCGGCCTGGCGCTGCTCAGCCTGGGCCTGGCCGGTGTCTTCTACTGGCTGCCCTCGTTGATGGTGCGCAACTTCGGCGTCGGAGCCGGCACGGCCGGTTCCCTGAGCGGCCTGATCACCATCGTCGGCGTGCTCGGCGGCACCCTCATCGGATCGCGGCTGGGCCGGATCTGGCATGAGACGCGCAAGGGCGGCCGGCTCCTGGCCGGAGGCGGAGGCATCACGATCGGCTCGGTCGTCCTGGCCGTCGGCCTCATGATGGACACCATCGTCCTGTACTGCCTGTTCATGCTGATCGCCAGCCTGCTGATGTCGATGGCCATTCCCAACCTGACGGCCTCGCTCGCCGACGTCGTGGGCGCGTCCTCCCGGGGTCTCGGCTTCGCCGTACTCCAGGTGTTCCTGACGGCGGGGGCGGCGTTCGGGCCGCTGATCGTCGGCATCGTCTCCGACAGCACCGGGTCGCTCGTCTCGGCCATGTACGCCCTCATCGTGCCCATGGTGCTCGGAGGCCTGATCACGCTGGCCGCCCGCGGCTCCTTCGAGCGCGACTCCCGGCGGGTGCTGGAGGAGGCCGGTCGATGA